A window of Amycolatopsis australiensis contains these coding sequences:
- a CDS encoding MarC family protein, whose product MAIADVFDAKLFMSATITLIVIMDPPGTVPVFLSLVGRKPMATRARAARQAVLVSLLVISLFAVAGQAILAYLGIGIPALQGAGGLLLLLIALQLLTSNGHEPEAAAEDVNVALVPLGTPLLAGPGAIAATIVFVRQADGHIGAYIALALAIVTTHFVIYLCMRYSGVVIRLIKESGITLLAKVAGLLLAAIAVELVANSVRGFIAGGN is encoded by the coding sequence ATGGCGATCGCCGACGTCTTCGACGCGAAGCTCTTCATGAGCGCGACGATCACCCTGATCGTCATCATGGACCCGCCCGGCACCGTGCCGGTGTTCCTCAGCCTGGTCGGCCGCAAGCCGATGGCGACGCGGGCGCGCGCCGCCCGGCAGGCCGTCCTGGTGTCGCTGCTGGTCATCAGCCTGTTCGCGGTCGCAGGCCAGGCGATCCTCGCCTACCTCGGCATCGGCATCCCGGCGCTGCAGGGCGCGGGCGGGCTGCTGCTCCTGCTGATCGCGCTGCAGCTGCTCACCAGCAACGGCCACGAGCCCGAGGCGGCGGCCGAGGACGTCAACGTAGCCCTCGTGCCGCTCGGCACGCCGCTGCTGGCCGGACCCGGCGCGATCGCCGCGACCATCGTGTTCGTCCGGCAGGCCGACGGGCACATCGGCGCGTACATCGCGCTGGCGCTGGCGATCGTCACGACGCACTTCGTGATCTACCTCTGCATGCGCTACTCCGGCGTTGTGATCCGGCTGATCAAGGAAAGCGGCATCACGCTGCTGGCGAAGGTGGCTGGTCTGCTGCTCGCGGCCATCGCCGTGGAGCTGGTCGCGAACTCCGTTCGCGGCTTCATCGCCGGCGGGAACTGA
- a CDS encoding PHP domain-containing protein, whose amino-acid sequence MRIDLHAHSTASDGTDTPAGLVAAAANAGLDVVAITDHDTTAGWAPAAEAVPPGLTLVPGAELSTVSIDPETGRQISVHLLAYLFDPTAEAVVTEQTRLRAERRTRLRRMAERMAADGLPIDIDEIFGLLPEDSPPGRPHLAQALVRAGLVTSVDEAFADYLSPRRGYYVARRDTPVEEAIDMIAAAGGVTVIAHPFAFSRGATISEDTLAELAGRGLTGVEADHPNHDAATRARTRELAGELGLLVTGSSDYHGTNKTIPLGECTTDPGQLEELVARATGFQVVKG is encoded by the coding sequence ATGCGCATCGACCTGCACGCCCATTCCACCGCCTCCGACGGCACCGACACGCCGGCCGGGCTCGTCGCCGCGGCCGCGAACGCCGGGCTCGACGTCGTCGCGATCACCGACCACGACACGACCGCCGGCTGGGCGCCCGCCGCCGAAGCGGTGCCGCCGGGCCTGACGCTCGTCCCCGGCGCCGAGCTCTCCACCGTGTCGATCGACCCCGAGACCGGCCGCCAGATCAGCGTCCACCTGCTCGCCTACCTCTTCGACCCGACGGCCGAAGCCGTGGTCACCGAACAGACCCGGCTGCGCGCCGAGCGCCGCACCCGGCTGCGCCGGATGGCCGAGCGGATGGCCGCCGACGGCCTGCCGATCGACATCGACGAGATCTTCGGCCTGCTGCCCGAGGACTCGCCGCCCGGCCGCCCGCACCTCGCGCAGGCGCTGGTCCGCGCCGGGCTGGTCACGTCCGTCGACGAGGCGTTCGCCGACTACCTCAGCCCGCGCCGCGGCTACTACGTCGCCCGCCGCGACACGCCGGTCGAGGAGGCCATCGACATGATCGCGGCGGCCGGCGGCGTCACGGTCATCGCGCACCCGTTCGCCTTCAGCCGCGGCGCCACGATCAGCGAGGACACCCTCGCCGAGCTGGCCGGGCGCGGGCTCACCGGTGTCGAGGCCGACCACCCGAACCACGACGCGGCGACGCGGGCCCGCACCCGTGAGCTGGCCGGCGAGCTGGGGCTGCTCGTCACCGGGTCCAGCGACTACCACGGCACGAACAAGACGATCCCGCTCGGCGAGTGCACCACCGATCCGGGGCAGCTCGAGGAGCTGGTGGCGCGCGCGACCGGGTTCCAGGTCGTGAAGGGCTGA
- a CDS encoding PH domain-containing protein has translation MFAPRDPDEYLLDTERRVIRIRRHWAVLLWDTFEAAALLAVCVLVSYLLPPALYIGQNILWYVALLVVLRFAYQVMEWWVERLVVTDKRFVMTTGVFTTKVLMMPISKVTDLSYVRTATGRMMGYGTMVVESAGQIQALNRIDYLPRPEEFYDTISELVFGDKQKQAERFSMIKAQRAARGKKPVG, from the coding sequence ATGTTCGCGCCTCGCGACCCCGACGAGTACCTCCTCGACACCGAGCGGCGGGTCATCCGGATCCGCCGCCACTGGGCGGTGCTGCTGTGGGACACCTTCGAGGCGGCCGCGCTGCTGGCCGTCTGCGTCCTGGTGTCCTACCTGCTGCCACCGGCGCTGTACATCGGCCAGAACATCCTCTGGTACGTCGCGCTGCTCGTCGTCCTGCGGTTCGCCTACCAGGTGATGGAGTGGTGGGTCGAGCGCCTGGTGGTGACCGACAAGCGGTTCGTGATGACGACCGGGGTGTTCACCACCAAGGTGCTGATGATGCCGATCAGCAAGGTCACCGACCTCAGCTACGTGCGCACCGCGACCGGCCGCATGATGGGCTACGGCACGATGGTCGTCGAGTCCGCCGGCCAGATCCAGGCCCTCAACCGGATCGACTACCTCCCGCGGCCCGAAGAGTTCTACGACACGATTTCCGAGCTCGTGTTCGGCGACAAGCAGAAGCAGGCTGAGCGCTTCTCGATGATCAAGGCCCAGCGGGCCGCCCGGGGCAAGAAGCCCGTCGGCTGA
- a CDS encoding NUDIX hydrolase, which translates to MDVPTRATIRCVGGIVFDPQGRLLLIRRAHDPGSGQWSLPGGRVEPGESDEAAVVRELREETGLDVIPGTLVGTVTRGRFEIHDYACAATGGVLTAGDDATEARWSDAADLSALEAAGELVDLLYVTLRDWNVLPRA; encoded by the coding sequence ATGGACGTCCCCACCCGCGCCACGATCCGCTGTGTCGGCGGCATCGTGTTCGACCCGCAGGGCCGCTTGCTGCTCATCCGGCGTGCGCACGACCCCGGATCGGGGCAGTGGTCGCTGCCGGGTGGCCGCGTCGAACCAGGCGAATCGGACGAAGCGGCCGTGGTCCGCGAACTGCGGGAGGAAACCGGGCTGGACGTGATTCCGGGCACACTGGTCGGCACGGTGACCCGCGGCCGGTTCGAGATCCACGACTACGCCTGCGCGGCGACGGGCGGCGTCCTCACGGCCGGTGACGACGCCACGGAGGCACGTTGGTCCGATGCGGCAGACCTGTCGGCCCTGGAGGCGGCCGGGGAGCTGGTGGACCTCCTGTACGTGACGCTGCGTGACTGGAACGTCCTGCCGCGGGCCTGA
- a CDS encoding DUF2332 domain-containing protein gives MDLDRIKGILRKFAEVEARGVSPLYEHLASQAAEDDDVAGLLSVARDGEARGTLLMAAAHRLVQADPIHPLSRYYPSLGGFDGVDSETWPLFRSFLLERADKARALIASRYTQTNEVRRAALLYPGVARAAKEAGGKVAVLEVGCSAGLLLGLDRFGYRYQCDGGEQLTAGPAKAAVGLHCALDLAPGAVAPKLPKKLAVLDRAGLDRAPVDLSDEDELAWLEACVWADQPDRIRLLRTAAAEQAKHRPRLIAGDGVDDLPSAAASLDGPLVVVTSHALAYFPPERRAAFVAALASLAESRPLWWVSEEFYGAGLDVVLPGRSDLVGGGLATLGVVRWENGRPEAHALARTAPHGQRMTWLPL, from the coding sequence ATGGACCTGGACCGGATCAAGGGGATCCTGCGCAAGTTCGCGGAAGTGGAGGCGCGCGGCGTCTCCCCGCTGTACGAGCACCTGGCGTCTCAGGCCGCGGAGGACGACGACGTCGCCGGGTTGCTGTCGGTGGCCCGCGACGGCGAGGCGCGCGGCACGCTGCTGATGGCCGCCGCGCACCGGCTGGTGCAGGCCGACCCGATCCACCCGCTGTCGCGGTACTACCCGTCGCTCGGCGGCTTCGACGGGGTCGACTCCGAGACCTGGCCGCTGTTCCGGTCGTTCCTGCTGGAGCGGGCGGACAAGGCGCGGGCACTGATCGCGTCGCGCTACACGCAGACCAACGAGGTCCGCCGGGCGGCGCTGCTGTACCCGGGCGTCGCGCGGGCGGCGAAGGAGGCGGGCGGCAAGGTCGCCGTGCTGGAGGTCGGCTGCAGCGCGGGGCTGTTGCTGGGCCTGGACCGGTTCGGCTACCGCTACCAGTGCGACGGCGGCGAGCAGCTGACGGCGGGTCCCGCGAAGGCCGCGGTCGGGCTGCACTGCGCGCTGGACCTGGCGCCGGGCGCGGTGGCGCCGAAGCTGCCGAAGAAGCTGGCGGTGCTCGACCGGGCGGGCCTCGACCGCGCGCCGGTGGACCTGTCGGACGAGGACGAGCTGGCCTGGCTGGAGGCGTGCGTCTGGGCGGACCAGCCGGACCGCATCCGGCTGCTGCGCACGGCCGCGGCCGAGCAGGCGAAGCACCGGCCCCGGCTCATCGCCGGGGACGGCGTGGACGACCTGCCGTCGGCGGCCGCGTCGCTGGACGGGCCGCTGGTGGTGGTGACGAGCCACGCGCTGGCGTACTTCCCACCGGAGCGCCGCGCGGCGTTCGTCGCGGCGCTGGCTTCGCTGGCGGAGTCCCGGCCGCTGTGGTGGGTGTCGGAGGAGTTCTACGGCGCGGGCCTGGACGTGGTGCTGCCGGGCCGGTCGGACCTGGTCGGCGGCGGGCTGGCGACGCTCGGCGTGGTGCGCTGGGAGAACGGGAGGCCGGAGGCCCACGCCCTGGCGCGGACCGCCCCGCACGGGCAGCGGATGACCTGGCTGCCGCTGTAG
- a CDS encoding MaoC family dehydratase translates to MQFGRYYEEFEVGAVYKHWPGKTVTEYDDHLFCLLTMNHHPLHLDAHYAEETTDFGKNVVVGNYVYSLLLGMSVPDVSGKAIANLEVESLKHVKPTFHGDTIYGETEVLDKTPSKSKDDRGVVYVETRGYKQDGTIVCTFRRKVMVPKRSYGETRGGEQPGRPVPHE, encoded by the coding sequence GTGCAGTTCGGTCGGTACTACGAGGAGTTCGAGGTCGGTGCGGTCTACAAGCACTGGCCGGGCAAAACGGTCACCGAATACGACGACCACCTGTTCTGCCTGCTCACCATGAACCACCACCCGCTGCACCTCGACGCGCACTACGCGGAGGAGACGACCGACTTCGGCAAGAACGTCGTGGTCGGCAACTACGTCTACTCGCTGCTGCTGGGCATGTCCGTGCCCGACGTCTCCGGCAAGGCCATCGCGAACCTCGAGGTCGAGTCGCTCAAGCACGTGAAGCCGACCTTCCACGGCGACACCATCTACGGCGAGACCGAGGTGCTGGACAAGACGCCGTCGAAGTCCAAGGACGACCGGGGCGTCGTGTACGTCGAGACGCGCGGCTACAAGCAGGACGGCACGATCGTGTGCACGTTCCGGCGGAAGGTGATGGTGCCGAAGCGCTCGTACGGGGAGACTCGGGGCGGGGAGCAGCCGGGCCGGCCGGTGCCGCACGAATGA
- the corA gene encoding magnesium/cobalt transporter CorA, which yields MPAIPSLGGLRGRGNKGTVPVRPVPVPLSAYVVDCAVYVGGERLPGRWTHTEAIKEVRKRHEGFVWIGLHEPDADQIQGIAETFGLHELAVEDALEAHQRPKLERYDDTLFLVVKTVRYVEHESPTTANEIVETGELMVFLGRDFVITVRHGNHSGLARLRRELDEDPERLQLGPAAVVHAIADHVVDHYLDVTGRIENDIDVMEAQVFAPRSQISAEQIYLMKREVLELRRAVMPLATPVQRLAEGYTRLVPDEVRSYFRDVADHLTTVSERVAAFDELLSTLVDATVAKISLQQNTDMRKITSWAAIITVPTMIAGIYGMNFDYLPELHWKFGYPLVITVILAICLLLYRIFRKNGWL from the coding sequence ATGCCTGCCATTCCCTCGCTCGGCGGCCTGCGCGGCCGCGGCAACAAGGGCACCGTCCCCGTGCGGCCGGTCCCGGTGCCGCTGTCCGCGTACGTCGTCGACTGCGCGGTGTACGTCGGCGGCGAGCGCCTGCCCGGCCGCTGGACCCACACCGAAGCGATCAAAGAGGTCCGCAAGCGGCACGAGGGGTTCGTCTGGATCGGGCTGCACGAGCCCGACGCCGACCAGATCCAGGGCATCGCCGAGACGTTCGGGCTGCACGAGCTGGCGGTCGAGGACGCGCTCGAAGCGCACCAGCGGCCGAAGCTGGAGCGCTACGACGACACGCTGTTCCTCGTGGTCAAGACCGTCCGGTACGTCGAACACGAGTCCCCCACCACGGCGAACGAGATCGTCGAGACCGGCGAGCTGATGGTGTTCCTCGGCCGGGACTTCGTCATCACCGTCCGGCACGGGAACCACTCCGGGCTGGCGCGGCTGCGCCGCGAGCTCGACGAGGACCCCGAGCGGCTGCAGCTGGGGCCGGCCGCGGTCGTGCACGCGATCGCCGACCACGTCGTCGACCACTACCTCGACGTCACCGGCCGGATCGAGAACGACATCGACGTGATGGAGGCGCAGGTCTTCGCGCCGCGCTCGCAGATCAGCGCCGAGCAGATCTACCTGATGAAACGGGAGGTCCTCGAGCTGCGCCGCGCGGTGATGCCGCTCGCGACGCCGGTCCAGCGGCTGGCCGAGGGCTACACGCGCCTGGTGCCGGACGAGGTCCGCTCCTACTTCCGCGACGTCGCCGACCACCTCACGACCGTGTCCGAGCGGGTGGCGGCGTTCGACGAGCTGCTGTCCACACTGGTCGACGCGACCGTCGCGAAGATCTCGCTGCAGCAGAACACCGACATGCGCAAGATCACGTCGTGGGCGGCGATCATCACCGTGCCGACGATGATCGCCGGCATCTACGGGATGAACTTCGACTACCTGCCCGAGCTGCACTGGAAGTTCGGGTACCCGCTGGTGATCACCGTGATCCTGGCGATCTGCCTGTTGCTGTACCGAATATTCCGGAAGAACGGCTGGCTATAG
- a CDS encoding metallophosphoesterase family protein: protein MPKALVVSDEVDERLWTDAVRAVAVDLVIGAGDLPYDYLAFLAGALDVPCVFVPGNHDPDLSGYTRYGGLSMKDGFPAAWPGPAGGINADGRVVDVAGLRFAGLGGSVRYNDGPNQWTQRQQARRARGLVRRARLRRWRDGRDVDVLLTHSPPLNLGDRDDPPHRGFACLHRTIEVLRPKWLLHGHIHPHGEPVPDRVVGETRIRNVVGHRIMEFS from the coding sequence GTGCCGAAAGCGCTGGTGGTCTCCGACGAGGTCGACGAGCGGCTGTGGACCGACGCGGTCCGCGCCGTCGCCGTCGACCTCGTCATCGGCGCCGGCGACCTCCCCTACGACTACCTCGCCTTCCTGGCCGGCGCGCTCGACGTGCCGTGCGTGTTCGTGCCGGGCAACCACGACCCGGACCTGAGCGGATACACGCGCTACGGCGGGCTGTCCATGAAGGACGGTTTCCCGGCGGCTTGGCCGGGCCCGGCGGGCGGCATCAACGCCGACGGCCGGGTCGTCGACGTCGCCGGGCTCCGGTTCGCCGGGCTCGGCGGCTCGGTCCGCTACAACGACGGGCCGAACCAGTGGACGCAGCGCCAGCAGGCCCGCCGCGCCCGCGGCCTGGTGCGCCGGGCCCGGCTGCGGCGCTGGCGGGACGGCCGCGACGTCGACGTCCTGCTGACGCACTCGCCGCCGCTGAACCTGGGTGACCGGGACGACCCGCCGCACCGCGGGTTCGCGTGCCTGCACCGGACGATCGAGGTGCTGCGGCCGAAGTGGCTGCTGCACGGGCACATCCACCCCCACGGCGAGCCGGTGCCGGACCGCGTCGTCGGCGAAACCCGGATCCGCAACGTGGTGGGCCACCGGATCATGGAGTTCTCATGA
- a CDS encoding chromosome partitioning protein ParB: MKETGFPRADAENDFLRARRGQVLSRLSTWLRREPDDVNIMLPFHEVVEALGYQGEHRIGLRVIKLDSIVGTVDRSRDFDRRFRPTSGRVRERWERLALAARRGEEIPPIEVYRIGELHFIIDGHHRVSVALAQGLSTIEAYVTVVRTKLDPSGIRHRGDLIVKDYRRLFLERVPLTGHARASVIVTDPWDYAKLGEHVEAWGFRLMQDEGRFCDRASVAQRWFDEEFVPVVGMLRQAGMIGDRTDAEAYMWVAAERYRLIRTHRWDDEVIETLRARSR; this comes from the coding sequence ATGAAAGAGACGGGGTTTCCCCGCGCCGACGCGGAGAACGACTTCCTCCGCGCGCGCCGGGGCCAGGTGCTCTCGCGGCTTTCCACGTGGCTGCGCCGCGAGCCCGACGACGTCAACATCATGCTGCCGTTCCACGAGGTGGTGGAGGCGCTCGGCTACCAGGGCGAGCACCGGATCGGGCTGCGGGTGATCAAGCTGGACTCGATCGTCGGCACGGTCGACCGCAGCCGCGACTTCGACCGCCGCTTCCGCCCGACGTCGGGCCGGGTCCGCGAGCGCTGGGAGCGCCTGGCGCTGGCCGCCCGCCGCGGCGAGGAGATCCCGCCGATCGAGGTCTACCGGATCGGCGAGCTGCACTTCATCATCGACGGCCACCACCGCGTCTCGGTGGCGCTCGCCCAGGGACTGTCCACAATAGAGGCATACGTGACGGTGGTCCGGACCAAGCTGGACCCGAGCGGCATCCGGCACCGCGGCGACCTGATCGTCAAGGACTACCGGCGGCTGTTCCTGGAGCGCGTGCCGCTGACCGGCCACGCGCGGGCGTCGGTGATCGTGACGGACCCGTGGGACTACGCGAAGCTGGGCGAGCACGTGGAGGCGTGGGGCTTCCGGCTGATGCAGGACGAGGGCAGGTTCTGCGACCGGGCGAGCGTGGCCCAGCGCTGGTTCGACGAGGAGTTCGTCCCGGTGGTGGGCATGCTGCGGCAGGCGGGCATGATCGGCGACCGGACGGACGCGGAGGCGTACATGTGGGTGGCCGCCGAGCGGTACCGGCTGATCCGCACCCACCGCTGGGACGACGAGGTCATCGAGACGCTGCGGGCGCGCAGCCGCTAG
- a CDS encoding SigE family RNA polymerase sigma factor has translation MGASRDLDFSEYFAARVQRFRRVAFALCGDWHAAEDLVQAMFVQLYRRWRRVRPDTADAYARRILLNLFLAGRRTAAREYVTSSPPETESPPGRDSHVRLDVERALSDLTPRQRAMVVLRFLEDLPVAEVASLLGVAEGTVKSQTARGVEALRAVLPAPTTEEW, from the coding sequence GTGGGGGCTTCGCGAGATCTCGACTTCAGCGAGTACTTCGCCGCGCGAGTACAGCGGTTCCGCCGGGTGGCGTTCGCCCTGTGCGGGGACTGGCACGCGGCCGAGGACCTGGTCCAGGCCATGTTCGTGCAGCTGTACCGGCGCTGGCGGCGCGTCCGGCCGGACACGGCCGACGCGTACGCGCGGCGCATCCTCCTGAACCTGTTCCTGGCCGGGCGACGCACCGCGGCCCGCGAATACGTGACGTCTTCGCCGCCGGAAACGGAGTCACCCCCGGGCCGCGACAGTCACGTCCGGCTCGACGTGGAGCGCGCCCTTTCGGACTTGACGCCGAGGCAGCGCGCGATGGTCGTGCTGCGGTTCCTCGAAGACCTCCCGGTGGCGGAGGTGGCGTCGCTGCTCGGCGTCGCCGAAGGCACGGTCAAGTCCCAGACGGCCCGCGGGGTCGAAGCCCTGCGCGCCGTCCTGCCCGCGCCGACGACGGAGGAGTGGTGA
- a CDS encoding MFS transporter — MTESTLAVAPPGDARAGENPHHARRWLILVMIGIAQLMVVLDATVVNIALPSAQVDLGFSNDARQWVVTAYALAFGSLLLLGGRLADVFGRKNALLVGLAGFAAVSALGGAASNIEMLLVARAAQGVFGALLAPAALSLLTTTFTDPKERGRAFGVFGAIGGGGAAVGLLLGGVLTEYLDWRWCMFVNIIFAVVAFAGSSILLRNQKDGGPRPKLDLPGTVTASAGLFALVYGFANAESDSWSAVSVWGFLAAGVVLLGVFAWLQQRVSHPLLPLRVLLDRNRGGSYLAMFLLAIGMFAIFLFLTFYVQQNLKFTPIESGIGFLPMVATLMLSATTATAVLLPRFGPRPLVPTGMAIAAVGLFWLSGIGLESTYASGVLGPLLVMGFGIGLAMAPAMSVATFGVEAHDAGVASAAVNTMQQVGGSIGTALLSTLAGNAATSYLAGKVPTPRLAAEAAIESYTTAFSWAAAIFLAGAVLSGLLLRPGVPKGEAAPGAVHL; from the coding sequence ATGACCGAGTCCACGCTCGCCGTCGCGCCGCCGGGGGACGCGCGCGCCGGCGAAAACCCCCACCACGCCAGACGCTGGCTCATCCTGGTGATGATCGGCATCGCGCAGCTGATGGTCGTGCTGGACGCGACCGTCGTGAACATCGCGCTGCCCTCGGCCCAGGTCGACCTGGGCTTTTCCAACGACGCCCGGCAATGGGTCGTCACGGCGTACGCGCTGGCGTTCGGCAGCCTGCTGCTGCTCGGCGGCCGCCTCGCGGACGTCTTCGGCCGCAAGAACGCCCTGCTCGTCGGCCTGGCCGGGTTCGCCGCGGTCTCCGCGCTCGGCGGCGCGGCGAGCAACATCGAGATGCTGCTGGTCGCCCGCGCGGCCCAGGGCGTGTTCGGCGCGCTGCTCGCGCCGGCCGCGCTTTCGCTGCTCACCACCACCTTCACCGACCCGAAGGAACGCGGCCGCGCGTTCGGCGTGTTCGGGGCCATCGGTGGTGGCGGCGCGGCGGTCGGCCTGCTGCTCGGCGGCGTGCTCACCGAGTACCTCGACTGGCGCTGGTGCATGTTCGTCAACATCATCTTCGCCGTCGTCGCGTTCGCCGGCAGCTCGATCCTGCTGCGCAACCAGAAGGACGGCGGCCCGCGCCCGAAGCTCGACCTGCCGGGCACGGTCACCGCGTCAGCCGGCCTGTTCGCGCTGGTCTACGGCTTCGCGAACGCCGAGTCGGACTCGTGGTCGGCGGTGTCGGTGTGGGGCTTCCTCGCCGCCGGCGTCGTGCTGCTGGGCGTGTTCGCGTGGCTGCAGCAGCGCGTCTCGCACCCGCTGCTGCCGCTGCGCGTGCTCCTCGACCGCAACCGCGGCGGCTCCTACCTGGCGATGTTCCTGCTCGCGATCGGGATGTTCGCGATCTTCCTGTTCCTGACGTTCTACGTGCAGCAGAACCTGAAGTTCACGCCGATCGAAAGCGGCATCGGGTTCCTGCCGATGGTCGCGACGCTGATGCTGTCGGCGACCACGGCCACGGCCGTGCTGCTGCCGCGGTTCGGCCCGCGGCCGCTGGTCCCGACCGGCATGGCGATCGCGGCCGTCGGCCTGTTCTGGCTGAGCGGCATCGGTCTCGAGAGCACGTACGCCTCCGGCGTGCTTGGTCCGCTGCTGGTGATGGGCTTCGGCATCGGCCTGGCGATGGCGCCGGCGATGAGCGTCGCGACGTTCGGCGTCGAGGCGCACGACGCGGGGGTCGCGTCGGCGGCGGTCAACACGATGCAGCAGGTCGGCGGCTCGATCGGCACGGCGCTGCTGTCGACACTGGCCGGCAACGCGGCGACGTCGTACCTTGCGGGCAAGGTCCCGACGCCGCGGCTGGCGGCCGAAGCGGCGATCGAGAGCTACACGACGGCGTTCTCCTGGGCGGCGGCGATCTTCCTGGCGGGCGCGGTGCTCAGCGGCCTGCTGCTGCGCCCGGGCGTCCCGAAGGGCGAGGCGGCGCCGGGCGCGGTGCACCTGTAG
- a CDS encoding TetR/AcrR family transcriptional regulator — protein MARDAGPAAPARPLRRDAELNRRRILASAREVFGRRGLEATLDDIAHHAGLGVGTVYRRFPSKEHLVEAMFAERMAEIGELAEEALKAEDPWQAFVDFTWKSIELHSGDRGLREIMLSNRFGHEHVAEAKARMVPLITKLVERAKAAGGLRADFAPTDTPLLHMMIGSVIEFTSAVEPDLWRRCLGMLLDGLRAKPGKPSELAHPPLDMNEVDEAMSCWRP, from the coding sequence ATGGCACGGGACGCTGGTCCCGCCGCACCGGCGCGGCCGCTGCGGCGTGACGCTGAACTCAACCGCCGTCGCATCCTCGCGTCGGCCCGCGAGGTGTTCGGCCGCCGCGGGCTCGAAGCCACGCTGGACGACATCGCGCACCACGCCGGCCTCGGCGTCGGCACGGTCTACCGCCGGTTCCCCAGCAAGGAACACCTGGTCGAGGCCATGTTCGCGGAGCGGATGGCGGAAATCGGCGAGCTCGCCGAAGAAGCGCTGAAGGCCGAGGACCCGTGGCAGGCGTTCGTCGACTTCACGTGGAAGTCGATCGAGCTGCACTCCGGCGACCGCGGGCTGCGCGAGATCATGCTGTCGAACAGGTTCGGCCACGAGCACGTCGCGGAAGCGAAAGCCCGCATGGTGCCGTTGATCACAAAGCTGGTGGAGCGCGCCAAGGCGGCGGGCGGCCTGCGCGCCGACTTCGCCCCGACGGACACCCCGCTGCTGCACATGATGATCGGCTCGGTGATCGAGTTCACGTCGGCGGTGGAGCCGGACCTGTGGCGCCGCTGCCTGGGCATGCTCCTCGACGGACTGCGCGCGAAGCCGGGCAAGCCGTCGGAGCTGGCCCACCCGCCCCTGGACATGAACGAGGTCGACGAGGCGATGTCCTGCTGGCGCCCCTGA
- a CDS encoding PspC domain-containing protein, whose amino-acid sequence MSAPVTRRALSRPRHGRMIGGVCAGLAQRFGMKPNTVRLLAVLSCLLPGPQFVAYLILWAVIPSE is encoded by the coding sequence ATGAGCGCACCGGTCACCAGGAGGGCACTGTCCCGCCCGCGCCACGGCCGCATGATCGGCGGCGTCTGCGCGGGTCTCGCGCAGCGGTTCGGCATGAAGCCGAACACGGTACGGCTGCTGGCCGTGCTGTCCTGCCTGCTGCCCGGGCCGCAGTTCGTGGCGTACCTGATCCTGTGGGCGGTCATCCCGTCGGAGTGA